One Lacticaseibacillus rhamnosus genomic window carries:
- the mraZ gene encoding division/cell wall cluster transcriptional repressor MraZ produces the protein MLMGEFERSIDAKGRLIIPAKFREQLGASFVLTRGMDGCLFGYPIAEWDKLQAKLATLPLAKKDARTFTRFLFSAATECEIDKQGRINIPKPLFKHAALKKDCVLVGVNTRIEVWDAERWQQFADTAEEDFDDISENLTDFGL, from the coding sequence ATGCTCATGGGTGAATTTGAACGCAGTATCGATGCTAAAGGGCGTCTGATTATTCCAGCCAAATTTCGTGAGCAATTGGGTGCATCGTTTGTTTTGACCCGGGGCATGGATGGCTGCCTTTTTGGTTATCCAATCGCGGAATGGGACAAACTGCAGGCAAAATTGGCCACATTACCCTTAGCTAAAAAAGATGCCCGCACCTTCACGCGTTTTCTTTTTTCGGCTGCGACCGAATGTGAAATTGACAAGCAGGGACGGATCAATATTCCCAAGCCACTGTTCAAACATGCGGCGTTGAAAAAGGATTGCGTCCTTGTAGGGGTCAATACCCGCATTGAAGTCTGGGATGCCGAGCGCTGGCAGCAATTTGCCGACACTGCTGAAGAAGACTTTGATGACATTTCAGAAAACTTAACGGACTTTGGGTTATAG
- the minD gene encoding septum site-determining protein MinD, translating into MGTALVVTSGKGGVGKTTTSANIGTALALQGKRVVLLDLDIGLRNLDVVMGLSNRIIYDIVDVATGRAKLHQALIKDKRFDDLLYLLPAAQNAEKDALEPDQVVEIVEQLRPDFDFIILDSPAGIEQGFRNATGAADGAIVVTTPEISAVSDADRVVGLLEQRDMPLKPRLIINRIRQNMLADGRSMDIDEITSHLGLDLLGIIVDDDGVIESSNKGEAIVMDPDDLASKGYRNIARRLLGDSVPLMDIRLKKQGFWSKLFHRHH; encoded by the coding sequence ATGGGGACAGCGTTAGTAGTGACTTCCGGTAAAGGCGGCGTTGGCAAAACCACCACTTCGGCAAATATCGGTACCGCGTTGGCTTTACAAGGCAAGCGGGTCGTCTTGTTGGACCTTGATATTGGACTACGCAACTTAGATGTTGTCATGGGTTTGTCCAATCGGATTATTTACGACATTGTCGACGTTGCCACTGGCCGCGCAAAGCTACACCAAGCGTTGATCAAGGACAAACGATTTGACGATTTGCTTTATTTACTGCCAGCAGCGCAAAATGCGGAAAAAGACGCGTTAGAACCTGATCAGGTCGTTGAGATTGTTGAACAGTTACGACCGGATTTTGATTTTATTATTTTGGACTCGCCTGCCGGAATCGAACAAGGTTTTCGGAATGCGACTGGGGCGGCTGACGGTGCGATTGTGGTCACGACCCCGGAGATATCGGCGGTGAGTGATGCGGATCGAGTCGTGGGCTTACTGGAACAACGTGATATGCCGCTCAAACCGCGACTCATTATCAACCGCATTCGCCAAAATATGTTAGCTGATGGACGCTCGATGGATATTGACGAAATTACCAGTCATCTGGGACTTGATTTACTCGGCATCATTGTTGACGATGATGGAGTGATTGAGAGTTCAAACAAAGGTGAAGCGATTGTGATGGATCCGGATGACCTTGCTAGTAAAGGCTACCGCAATATTGCCCGCCGGTTACTAGGTGATAGCGTGCCGTTGATGGACATTCGTTTGAAAAAACAAGGCTTTTGGTCAAAATTGTTCCATCGCCATCATTAG
- the ftsL gene encoding cell division protein FtsL has product MLESTARPLVQQPAPKPVHKSAPAPAPHTHIAFSGFEKTMMFACGVLATVVCVVCLFMQNRLSNTQRQYEDLQAQIMKQSQATANLKQEIGELSNSERLDAFAKAHGFKVINGNIRRVDNQ; this is encoded by the coding sequence ATGCTTGAGAGTACAGCAAGGCCTTTAGTGCAACAACCGGCACCGAAACCGGTACATAAATCAGCTCCTGCACCCGCACCGCACACACATATTGCTTTTAGCGGGTTCGAGAAAACGATGATGTTTGCCTGTGGCGTTTTAGCAACAGTTGTTTGTGTCGTTTGTTTGTTCATGCAAAATCGCTTGAGCAACACGCAACGCCAGTATGAAGATTTACAGGCGCAAATTATGAAGCAATCGCAAGCCACGGCGAATCTCAAGCAAGAAATTGGCGAACTCTCCAACTCCGAACGACTTGATGCCTTTGCTAAGGCCCATGGATTTAAAGTCATTAACGGCAATATAAGGCGTGTTGATAATCAATGA
- a CDS encoding amino acid ABC transporter permease gives MTYIFQILPALLSGVKMTLGIFAITLVGAIPLGLILSVGLIPKPKSLLGKAGKSLLEGYVWVFRGTPLLLQLMFIFYGLPIIGIVFDRFSAALVAFILNYAAYFAEIFRGGFGAIDEGQFEASTVLNMTRWQALRFVVIPQVVKIVLPSIGNEVINLVKDSSLVYVIGLGDLLRAGNIASARDVTLLPLVLVGVIYLLLTLILTFLQKRIEAAFSYYR, from the coding sequence ATGACTTATATTTTTCAGATTTTACCGGCATTATTATCTGGTGTGAAAATGACGTTGGGGATTTTTGCCATCACTTTAGTCGGAGCCATTCCACTGGGTCTCATTTTATCAGTCGGCCTAATTCCCAAGCCTAAATCGCTACTTGGTAAGGCAGGAAAAAGCTTGCTGGAAGGCTATGTGTGGGTATTTCGGGGCACGCCGCTGTTGTTGCAGCTGATGTTTATCTTTTACGGCTTGCCGATTATCGGTATCGTGTTTGACCGCTTCTCAGCTGCTTTAGTCGCGTTTATTTTGAATTATGCTGCTTACTTCGCAGAAATCTTCCGTGGTGGCTTTGGCGCAATTGATGAAGGTCAGTTCGAAGCAAGTACGGTCCTCAACATGACCCGCTGGCAGGCATTGCGGTTTGTGGTGATTCCTCAGGTTGTCAAGATTGTGCTACCTTCCATCGGTAATGAAGTCATCAACTTGGTTAAGGATTCTAGCCTGGTTTACGTCATTGGCTTAGGCGATTTGCTTCGAGCAGGTAACATTGCCAGTGCGCGGGATGTTACCTTGCTGCCACTGGTATTGGTCGGGGTCATCTACTTACTGCTGACGCTGATTCTGACGTTCTTACAAAAACGGATCGAAGCAGCATTTTCATATTATCGCTAG
- a CDS encoding amino acid ABC transporter substrate-binding protein encodes MKRRMIMAVMVFLTMAGIVISGCARETVDNSWPRIERTKKVVIGLDDTFVPMGFRQKNGQLAGYDIDLAKAVFKRYGIKADFQTIDWSMKETELKNQTIDLIWNGYSVTPERKAKVAFSNDYLINHQILVTKTKSQINTLKDMKGKTLGVQTGSSGAFDLDAQPKLLKNMIANKTPILYDTFNDAFIDLDAGRIQGILMDEVYARYYIAHKPDPASYHIIGDSFPPEEFAVGMRKSDHVLREKINAGLKALKADGTIAKLQKKWFGKVEQ; translated from the coding sequence ATGAAACGGCGAATGATAATGGCCGTCATGGTGTTTTTGACCATGGCCGGTATCGTAATCAGTGGATGCGCGCGCGAAACAGTCGACAATTCCTGGCCACGCATTGAACGGACCAAAAAAGTTGTGATTGGGCTAGATGATACCTTTGTTCCCATGGGTTTTCGTCAAAAAAATGGGCAGTTGGCCGGCTATGACATTGATTTAGCCAAAGCGGTTTTCAAACGATATGGCATTAAAGCGGATTTCCAGACCATCGACTGGTCGATGAAGGAAACCGAATTGAAAAATCAGACCATTGATTTAATTTGGAATGGCTATTCCGTGACCCCGGAGCGGAAAGCAAAGGTTGCTTTTTCGAATGATTATCTGATTAACCATCAAATTCTGGTGACCAAAACCAAAAGTCAGATTAACACGTTGAAGGATATGAAGGGGAAAACCTTGGGCGTGCAAACCGGATCAAGCGGGGCATTTGATTTAGATGCCCAACCCAAATTGTTAAAAAATATGATCGCCAACAAAACGCCGATCCTTTACGATACCTTCAATGATGCATTTATTGACTTGGATGCTGGACGAATTCAAGGCATTTTAATGGATGAGGTTTACGCACGTTACTACATTGCCCACAAGCCGGATCCTGCAAGTTATCACATTATCGGCGACTCATTCCCGCCAGAAGAGTTCGCGGTTGGTATGCGCAAGTCCGATCATGTTTTACGAGAGAAAATTAACGCGGGATTGAAGGCGTTGAAGGCGGACGGAACGATTGCTAAACTGCAGAAGAAATGGTTTGGCAAGGTCGAACAATGA
- a CDS encoding DUF4044 domain-containing protein, producing MQKKKKSKFQKMTIISAWVMIIITVLGVVLTALASLQII from the coding sequence GTGCAGAAAAAGAAAAAGAGCAAATTCCAGAAAATGACAATTATTAGTGCTTGGGTGATGATTATTATCACCGTGCTTGGTGTTGTTCTCACCGCGCTCGCAAGTTTGCAAATCATCTAA
- the rsmH gene encoding 16S rRNA (cytosine(1402)-N(4))-methyltransferase RsmH, translated as MTEFKHETVLLKEATAALAVKSDGTYVDATLGRGGHTRQILNQLTNGRLIAFDQDEAAIAAVKRHFGTLPPQLTLVHRNFRDLSAALADLDIRQVDGVLYDLGVSSPQFDDSKRGFSYRFDAPLDMRMDQRQTLDAKTIVNEWPYAELVRIFSRYGEEHFSKQIARRIEQARAQAPITTTFQLVELIKAGIPAKARRTGGHPAKKVFQAIRIAVNDELSALEASLEQALKLINVGGRISVITFQSLEDRLVKTMFKEVSTVQDVPRGLPVVPEAAQPHYQLVNRKPILPSAAELAENHRAHSAKLRVIEKIRN; from the coding sequence ATGACAGAATTTAAACACGAGACAGTTCTTTTAAAAGAAGCAACAGCGGCTTTGGCCGTGAAGTCGGATGGTACATATGTGGATGCCACTTTGGGACGCGGAGGCCATACCCGCCAGATTTTAAATCAGCTTACGAATGGGCGTCTGATCGCTTTTGATCAAGACGAAGCAGCCATCGCCGCGGTCAAGCGTCATTTTGGGACGTTACCACCGCAGTTAACGCTGGTTCACCGAAACTTTCGGGATTTAAGCGCAGCCTTGGCTGATTTGGACATTAGGCAGGTTGATGGCGTTTTGTACGATCTTGGTGTATCTTCGCCGCAATTTGACGATTCAAAGCGTGGTTTTTCTTATCGTTTCGATGCACCGCTTGATATGCGGATGGATCAGCGGCAAACGCTTGATGCCAAAACGATTGTCAATGAATGGCCGTATGCTGAATTGGTTCGGATCTTTTCGCGCTATGGTGAGGAGCATTTTTCTAAGCAGATTGCGCGTCGAATTGAGCAAGCTCGTGCCCAAGCGCCGATTACAACCACTTTCCAACTTGTTGAGTTGATCAAGGCAGGAATTCCGGCTAAAGCAAGGAGAACGGGTGGCCATCCGGCTAAAAAAGTCTTTCAGGCTATCCGAATCGCGGTTAATGATGAATTATCCGCGCTAGAAGCTTCTTTGGAACAGGCACTCAAGCTGATTAACGTTGGGGGACGCATCAGTGTCATTACCTTCCAGTCATTAGAAGACCGGCTGGTGAAAACCATGTTTAAAGAAGTGTCAACCGTCCAAGATGTTCCGCGCGGGTTGCCGGTGGTGCCGGAAGCTGCTCAACCACATTACCAGTTAGTCAATCGTAAACCGATTTTACCGAGTGCGGCCGAGCTGGCTGAAAACCATCGTGCTCACAGCGCCAAACTCAGGGTGATCGAAAAAATTCGCAATTAG
- a CDS encoding septum site-determining protein MinC, which yields MDSVVLKGRNDSLALHLQDTADFTQIIQTLKTLLGKLYEETPTGDVSYRLETGNRLLTEEQLAQIQAVFEDYPRFSINGITSAVVDKAVVADMVTAKMTHRIGGVVRSGQTIDVMGDVLFLGDLHAGASLCASGNVFVMGKVSGVIQAGSQGDTRAVVVGDLQGASQVRIADVIEIVADHYDPVKPVAYLSELHTMAHTKLAELANLRPRLFKQMEAM from the coding sequence GTGGACAGTGTGGTCTTAAAAGGTCGAAATGATAGTCTGGCGCTGCACCTTCAAGATACAGCGGACTTTACGCAGATTATCCAGACACTGAAAACATTACTAGGCAAATTGTACGAAGAAACGCCAACCGGTGATGTCAGCTATCGTTTGGAGACGGGCAATCGGCTTTTAACGGAAGAGCAGTTGGCGCAAATTCAGGCTGTATTTGAAGATTACCCGCGCTTTTCAATTAATGGCATCACGAGTGCTGTGGTTGATAAAGCGGTCGTTGCCGATATGGTGACGGCTAAAATGACCCATCGCATCGGTGGTGTTGTTCGATCAGGGCAAACAATTGATGTCATGGGCGATGTGCTGTTTTTAGGCGATTTACATGCCGGTGCCTCGCTGTGTGCTTCTGGCAATGTCTTTGTGATGGGCAAAGTTAGTGGCGTTATCCAGGCAGGCAGTCAAGGAGACACCCGCGCAGTTGTTGTGGGTGACTTGCAAGGTGCTAGTCAGGTTCGAATCGCCGATGTCATCGAAATTGTCGCTGACCATTATGATCCGGTTAAACCGGTTGCTTATTTGAGCGAATTACATACGATGGCACATACCAAGTTGGCTGAACTAGCAAATCTTCGGCCGCGATTATTTAAGCAAATGGAGGCAATGTAG
- the cls gene encoding cardiolipin synthase gives MWLGLIVGGLYIINAFIAIVTVFRSHRDISAVWAWLLVLLLLPFVGFLIYFVFGRKLRADRMQDLMTQRLLGINDLVVQQQEALAAGQPLIGTPGSGGVSELVRTLLRADDALVTTHNEVQVLSLREAFFKQLFEDIGLATEHIHIEAYTIQPDAVGRQLRDLLIEKAQAGITVRVLYDTFGSHGLPISFWKGLTAAGGQVERFVATKLGRWNPRINFRNHRKLIVIDGHLAYLGGFNLGKEHRGLPTLRDTQLRIQGKAVAVIQARFLMDWNGTSKRQQVKDVDVLFREPVVTGNTTMQIVAGGPGQQVEAIKLGYLGLINQAKRSIWIESPYFVPDDSLLDALTIAANAGVDVRIMVPKKTNQSLMAKASQFYLNQVVANGGQAFLYEEGFLHAKTIVVDGKYVSTGTANFDIRSFKLNFEVAAFLYDHHLGKTFQKLFLADMERAMPYTQKVIKAKKRPARLAEELSRLLAPIL, from the coding sequence ATGTGGCTTGGGCTGATTGTTGGCGGTCTTTATATCATCAATGCATTTATTGCGATTGTGACGGTGTTTCGGTCCCATCGTGATATTTCTGCTGTATGGGCGTGGCTGCTTGTGCTGTTGCTGCTGCCGTTTGTTGGTTTCTTAATTTATTTTGTCTTTGGGCGTAAACTGCGGGCGGATCGCATGCAGGATTTAATGACGCAACGGCTATTGGGTATTAATGATTTGGTGGTTCAGCAACAAGAAGCGCTTGCGGCAGGGCAGCCGTTGATTGGGACGCCAGGTAGCGGTGGGGTTTCGGAGCTGGTGCGAACGTTATTGCGGGCGGACGATGCGTTGGTCACAACTCACAATGAAGTTCAGGTGCTTTCTTTGCGGGAAGCCTTTTTTAAACAGTTATTTGAAGATATTGGCTTGGCTACCGAACATATTCATATTGAAGCCTATACGATTCAGCCTGATGCAGTGGGCCGGCAATTGCGTGATTTACTGATTGAAAAGGCGCAAGCAGGGATCACCGTGCGCGTTTTATACGATACGTTTGGTTCCCACGGTTTACCGATTAGCTTTTGGAAAGGCTTGACAGCAGCCGGTGGTCAGGTGGAGCGATTTGTGGCGACCAAACTCGGACGGTGGAATCCGCGCATCAACTTTCGCAATCATCGTAAACTGATTGTGATTGATGGGCATTTGGCATACTTGGGTGGGTTTAATCTGGGCAAAGAACATCGCGGTTTGCCAACACTGCGGGATACTCAACTACGAATTCAAGGTAAGGCGGTTGCCGTGATTCAAGCGCGTTTCCTGATGGATTGGAATGGTACTAGCAAGAGGCAACAGGTCAAAGACGTCGATGTGCTGTTTCGTGAACCGGTTGTCACCGGAAACACAACCATGCAGATTGTCGCTGGTGGACCGGGGCAGCAGGTTGAAGCAATTAAACTTGGCTATTTAGGATTGATTAATCAAGCCAAGCGTAGTATCTGGATCGAGTCGCCTTATTTTGTTCCCGATGACAGTTTGTTGGACGCATTGACCATTGCGGCTAATGCGGGAGTCGATGTTCGCATTATGGTGCCGAAGAAAACAAATCAGAGTCTGATGGCCAAAGCATCGCAGTTTTACCTCAATCAAGTAGTTGCCAATGGTGGTCAGGCCTTTTTATATGAAGAAGGTTTCTTACACGCTAAAACGATTGTGGTTGACGGCAAGTATGTTTCAACCGGCACCGCAAATTTCGATATCCGTTCATTTAAATTGAACTTTGAAGTTGCTGCGTTTCTTTATGATCATCATTTAGGCAAAACATTTCAAAAACTATTTCTTGCGGATATGGAACGTGCCATGCCGTATACGCAAAAGGTCATTAAGGCCAAGAAACGACCAGCACGCTTGGCCGAAGAGTTATCGCGGTTGCTGGCGCCGATTTTGTGA
- a CDS encoding amino acid ABC transporter ATP-binding protein yields MLELKNISKAFNGRPVLKDVNVTIEDGKTLAIVGPSGAGKTTLLRIISGLESADGGTMIWNGQPTTAQALRKQGVIGVVFQNFELFPNLSVMRNITLAPTLQGVDQQKADATAKKLLNQLELTDQAQAYPYSLSGGQKQRVAIARALALNPQILLYDEPTSALDPMLRDNVAAMVNQFKVSGMTQVVVTHDMDFAQSVADTTYHVGKGGDGQ; encoded by the coding sequence ATGTTAGAACTCAAGAATATCAGCAAAGCGTTTAACGGGCGACCGGTTTTAAAAGATGTTAACGTCACGATTGAGGATGGCAAAACATTGGCGATTGTGGGTCCCAGTGGCGCCGGTAAAACCACCTTATTGCGGATCATCAGCGGTTTAGAAAGTGCTGATGGCGGCACCATGATCTGGAACGGTCAGCCGACGACCGCGCAGGCTTTACGCAAACAAGGGGTGATCGGCGTGGTGTTTCAGAACTTTGAATTATTCCCGAATTTGTCGGTTATGCGCAATATTACCTTGGCGCCTACTTTGCAGGGGGTTGATCAACAAAAAGCCGATGCGACAGCCAAGAAACTTCTGAATCAACTTGAACTAACCGATCAGGCGCAGGCGTATCCTTATTCACTGTCTGGCGGGCAAAAGCAGCGGGTGGCAATTGCACGGGCGTTGGCATTAAATCCGCAAATTCTTTTGTACGATGAACCGACTAGTGCGCTTGATCCGATGTTGCGCGATAATGTTGCTGCAATGGTCAACCAATTTAAAGTATCAGGTATGACTCAGGTGGTTGTGACCCATGACATGGACTTTGCCCAAAGTGTTGCAGACACGACTTATCACGTTGGCAAAGGCGGTGATGGTCAATGA